Proteins encoded by one window of Streptococcus sanguinis:
- a CDS encoding PTS lactose/cellobiose transporter subunit IIA: MENKDSLEVAMTLIMYGGEAKSCAIEAIAAAKKQDFDRAQERLSQAQKALLQAHHAQADMLSKEAQGEKTELSLFMVHGQDHLMTSIAFVDLAKEIVDLHKKFDE, translated from the coding sequence ATGGAAAATAAAGATTCCTTAGAGGTCGCTATGACCCTCATTATGTATGGCGGAGAGGCCAAGTCTTGTGCTATCGAAGCTATTGCAGCTGCTAAAAAGCAGGACTTTGACCGGGCTCAGGAGAGGCTGAGTCAGGCTCAGAAGGCCCTGCTGCAAGCCCATCACGCTCAAGCTGATATGCTGAGCAAGGAGGCACAAGGAGAAAAGACAGAACTTAGTTTATTTATGGTACATGGGCAGGATCATCTCATGACCAGTATCGCCTTTGTTGATTTGGCAAAGGAGATTGTTGATTTGCATAAAAAATTTGATGAATAG
- a CDS encoding PTS sugar transporter subunit IIB, with the protein METKQIMLVCAAGMSTSLMVNKMQKAAEERGLAATIFAVPVSEAEDYLSEKKVDVLLLGPQVRYLLEDLQEKLASKGIPVDVIPMTDYGMMKGDKVLDLAESLMK; encoded by the coding sequence ATGGAAACAAAACAGATTATGTTAGTCTGTGCGGCTGGAATGAGCACCAGTCTCATGGTCAATAAAATGCAGAAAGCTGCAGAGGAGCGAGGTTTAGCTGCGACGATATTTGCGGTGCCAGTGTCAGAAGCAGAAGACTATCTAAGCGAGAAAAAGGTTGATGTCCTTTTGCTGGGGCCTCAGGTCCGCTATCTGCTGGAGGATTTACAGGAAAAACTAGCTTCAAAAGGCATTCCGGTCGATGTTATCCCTATGACGGACTACGGAATGATGAAGGGGGATAAAGTTCTGGATCTGGCAGAGTCGCTCATGAAGTAG
- a CDS encoding ROK family protein: protein MTRTRKQNELRATVLDQLYAKRPISRIDISKETQITPATTGSIINELIKEGLVLELGELNDESVGRKKTLLDIAPRSRYYLGFEISEKQLAIVIADNTGEIAESSIRTYQVEVTGGPSDQEIIRLIQGFLKKNSQYPISAIALGLPGHVNLSESDFIISKNPHWGQINLQTIQEAFDLPVYFANKSHCLTLAERLFSYHPTDSNFIVYHVARGIHCSYMYKGGIYSQENYLIGEVGHTVINPEGERCPCGKHGCLQVYASESALIDKAAILYRASQTSLLKTLVEDVNDIDLTSLMTAYRLGDLGSIELIHTACRYLAISISNLCQLIDSERIYLDGQIFSYPVIAEQVLAQLEQEVPLFPKQKQAEIVIIPYSKYSIARSAVSLCVYHEFLDKKGNL from the coding sequence ATGACACGAACTAGAAAACAAAACGAGCTAAGGGCAACTGTTCTGGATCAGCTCTATGCCAAACGACCGATTTCTCGAATTGATATTTCAAAAGAAACTCAAATTACACCAGCCACGACCGGCAGCATCATCAATGAACTGATCAAGGAAGGCTTGGTTCTAGAGCTGGGCGAGCTCAATGACGAGAGCGTAGGCCGCAAGAAAACCCTGCTAGATATTGCGCCTCGTAGCCGCTACTATCTGGGCTTTGAGATTTCTGAAAAACAGCTGGCCATCGTCATCGCTGACAATACCGGTGAGATTGCAGAAAGCAGCATTCGGACTTATCAGGTCGAGGTGACAGGCGGGCCGTCTGACCAGGAAATCATCCGGCTGATTCAAGGTTTTCTGAAAAAGAACAGCCAATACCCCATCTCAGCGATTGCCCTCGGGCTGCCGGGGCATGTGAATCTCTCTGAGAGTGATTTTATTATTTCTAAAAACCCCCACTGGGGACAGATTAACCTACAGACTATTCAAGAGGCCTTTGACCTCCCTGTCTACTTTGCCAATAAGTCCCACTGCCTGACACTGGCTGAACGCCTCTTTAGCTATCATCCGACAGACAGTAATTTTATCGTCTATCATGTCGCTAGAGGTATTCATTGCTCCTACATGTACAAGGGCGGTATTTACAGCCAGGAAAATTATCTTATCGGGGAGGTGGGGCATACTGTCATCAATCCTGAAGGCGAGCGCTGTCCTTGCGGCAAGCACGGCTGCCTGCAGGTTTATGCCAGTGAGAGCGCTCTGATTGATAAAGCAGCTATCCTGTATCGGGCTTCCCAGACATCGCTCTTAAAGACTCTTGTAGAGGACGTCAATGACATTGATTTGACAAGTCTGATGACCGCCTATCGATTAGGAGACTTGGGCAGCATTGAGTTGATTCATACTGCCTGCCGCTATCTGGCCATTTCCATTTCCAACCTCTGCCAGCTTATTGATAGCGAAAGGATTTATCTGGACGGCCAAATATTCTCCTATCCGGTTATTGCCGAACAGGTCCTGGCTCAGTTAGAGCAGGAAGTACCTCTCTTTCCAAAACAAAAACAAGCAGAGATTGTCATTATCCCCTACTCTAAATACAGCATCGCCCGCTCTGCAGTCAGTCTCTGTGTCTATCATGAATTTTTAGATAAAAAAGGAAACCTATAA
- a CDS encoding DUF7916 family protein, with the protein MVKRFISSNASEILSMTAPELKQSIKASEGRVILSENVAFKESYIGDVTNAEIARSFGADLILLNGIDIFQPFVAGLDAKEDFVKELHRLVGRPIGINLEPVDSQAQMAGERLIINEGRQASLATVQRAEELGVDFICLTGNPGTGVTNQAIIDTIRVVKENFSGLLIAGKMHASGVDEPVADLEAIAQFIEAGVDIVLAPAVGSVPGFDEQDLKQIVRLAHQKGALVMSAIGTSQESADEDIVKQMAIRNKICGVDIQHIGDSGYGCLAPVENIFAMSKALRGQRHTISMISRSINR; encoded by the coding sequence ATGGTAAAACGATTCATTAGTTCAAATGCTTCAGAAATTTTAAGTATGACTGCGCCGGAGCTGAAACAGAGCATCAAGGCCAGTGAGGGCCGCGTTATCCTGTCTGAAAACGTAGCTTTCAAAGAATCTTATATCGGTGATGTGACCAATGCAGAGATTGCTAGGTCTTTTGGTGCTGACTTGATTTTGCTGAATGGGATTGATATCTTCCAGCCTTTTGTGGCTGGTCTGGATGCCAAGGAAGATTTTGTTAAGGAGCTGCACCGCTTGGTGGGGCGTCCTATCGGTATCAATCTAGAGCCGGTGGACAGTCAGGCCCAGATGGCAGGAGAACGCCTGATTATCAATGAGGGGCGTCAGGCTAGTCTAGCGACCGTTCAGCGAGCAGAAGAGTTGGGCGTTGACTTTATCTGCCTGACGGGTAATCCGGGAACTGGTGTCACCAATCAAGCCATTATTGACACCATTCGAGTGGTCAAGGAGAATTTTTCAGGTCTGCTGATTGCAGGCAAAATGCATGCTTCGGGTGTGGATGAGCCGGTAGCAGACCTAGAAGCAATCGCTCAATTTATCGAAGCTGGTGTTGATATTGTCCTAGCACCGGCAGTCGGCAGTGTGCCAGGCTTTGATGAGCAGGACTTGAAGCAGATTGTCCGACTGGCCCATCAAAAGGGGGCTCTGGTTATGAGTGCTATCGGTACCAGTCAGGAGAGTGCTGATGAGGATATTGTCAAGCAAATGGCTATCCGCAACAAAATCTGCGGTGTAGATATCCAGCATATCGGAGATTCAGGCTACGGCTGTCTGGCTCCGGTTGAAAATATCTTTGCCATGAGCAAGGCTCTCAGAGGACAGCGCCACACCATTTCCATGATTTCACGTTCGATTAATAGATAG
- a CDS encoding M13 family metallopeptidase, whose protein sequence is MTRLQDDFYDAVNGEWAKTAVIPDDKPVTGGFMDLADEIEELMLATTDKWLAGDGVPEDAILQNFVAYHRLAADYDKREAAGIEPARAYIDEIRNLASFEDYASKIADFELAGKPTYFPFGVAPDFMDARINVLWADGPGTILPDTTYYAEDHPQKADLLAKWRKAQEDLLAKFDFAEEEIKDLLDKVLELDAVFAQYVLSSEESSEYAKLYHPYKWEDFKALVPELPMADIFTKLIGQEPDQVIVPEERFWQAAKDIYTATNWDKLHALLILSAVRNTTPYLTDDIRVLAGAYHRALSGTPQAQDKKKAAFYLAQGPFNQAVGLWYAGQKFSPEAKADVEQKVATMIEVYKNRLAQNDWLTPETRDKAIVKLNVIKPYIGYPDELPERYSRKVVDEKLTLFENAQKLSQIDIAYSWSKWNQPVDYKEWGMPAHMVNAYYNPQKNLIVFPAAILQAPFYDLHQSSSANYGGIGAVIAHEISHAFDTNGASFDENGSLNNWWTEHDYQAFTERTQKVIDQFEGQDSYGAKVNGKLTVSENVADLGGIAAALEAAKKEADFSAEEFFTNFARIWRMKGREEYMKLLASVDVHAPAKLRTNVQLPNFDDFFTTFDVQEGDGMWRSPEERVVIW, encoded by the coding sequence ATGACACGACTACAAGATGATTTCTATGATGCGGTTAATGGTGAGTGGGCCAAGACGGCGGTTATTCCTGATGATAAGCCAGTGACGGGCGGCTTCATGGATTTGGCAGATGAGATTGAGGAACTTATGCTTGCAACGACCGACAAATGGCTGGCTGGAGATGGAGTGCCAGAAGATGCCATTCTGCAGAACTTTGTTGCTTACCATCGCTTGGCAGCGGATTATGATAAACGGGAAGCGGCTGGTATTGAGCCTGCGCGTGCTTACATTGATGAAATTCGCAACCTAGCGTCTTTTGAAGACTATGCTTCTAAGATTGCTGATTTTGAGCTGGCTGGCAAGCCGACTTATTTCCCCTTTGGTGTGGCACCTGACTTTATGGATGCCCGAATCAATGTCCTCTGGGCAGACGGACCGGGAACAATTTTGCCAGATACGACCTACTATGCGGAGGACCATCCGCAGAAGGCGGATCTTCTTGCAAAATGGCGCAAGGCTCAGGAAGATTTGCTGGCCAAATTTGATTTTGCTGAGGAGGAAATTAAGGATCTTTTGGATAAAGTCTTGGAGCTGGATGCTGTTTTTGCTCAGTATGTTCTGTCTAGTGAAGAAAGCTCTGAGTATGCTAAGCTCTATCATCCTTATAAGTGGGAAGATTTCAAAGCCTTGGTGCCAGAGTTGCCTATGGCGGATATTTTCACCAAGTTAATCGGTCAAGAACCCGACCAAGTCATTGTGCCAGAAGAGCGTTTTTGGCAGGCAGCTAAGGATATCTATACAGCCACTAACTGGGATAAACTCCATGCTTTGCTGATTCTCTCTGCGGTCCGCAATACAACACCTTACCTAACGGATGACATCCGTGTCTTGGCAGGAGCTTATCATCGTGCTCTATCAGGGACTCCTCAGGCTCAGGACAAGAAAAAAGCAGCCTTTTACCTAGCCCAAGGTCCCTTTAATCAAGCTGTCGGTCTTTGGTATGCCGGTCAAAAGTTCTCACCAGAAGCCAAGGCTGATGTGGAGCAGAAAGTGGCGACGATGATTGAAGTTTATAAAAATCGCCTGGCCCAGAATGACTGGCTGACACCAGAAACTCGGGATAAGGCTATTGTCAAACTCAATGTCATCAAGCCTTATATTGGCTATCCTGATGAACTTCCTGAGCGTTACTCTCGAAAGGTTGTAGACGAAAAGCTGACTCTCTTTGAAAATGCTCAGAAGCTGAGCCAGATTGATATTGCTTACAGCTGGAGCAAGTGGAATCAACCAGTAGATTACAAGGAATGGGGTATGCCAGCCCATATGGTCAATGCCTACTACAATCCACAGAAAAACCTGATTGTCTTTCCAGCGGCTATCCTGCAGGCGCCTTTCTATGACCTGCACCAGTCCTCTTCAGCTAATTATGGTGGTATCGGAGCGGTCATCGCCCATGAGATTTCTCATGCTTTTGATACCAATGGTGCTTCCTTTGATGAAAATGGCAGCCTTAATAATTGGTGGACGGAGCATGACTACCAAGCCTTTACCGAACGGACTCAAAAGGTCATTGATCAGTTCGAAGGACAGGATTCCTATGGTGCTAAGGTCAATGGCAAGCTGACTGTTTCAGAAAATGTGGCAGATCTGGGCGGTATTGCAGCTGCCTTAGAAGCAGCCAAGAAAGAAGCGGATTTCTCTGCTGAGGAATTCTTTACCAACTTTGCACGCATCTGGCGGATGAAAGGTCGAGAGGAATATATGAAGCTCTTGGCAAGCGTTGATGTCCATGCGCCAGCCAAGCTTCGGACCAATGTGCAGCTGCCTAACTTTGACGATTTCTTTACGACCTTTGATGTGCAAGAGGGAGATGGCATGTGGCGGAGCCCAGAAGAGCGGGTGGTCATCTGGTGA
- a CDS encoding metal ABC transporter ATP-binding protein, translating to MITIKDLTVSYQDTLALEPLSLTIKEPTITGIIGPNGAGKSTLLKGMLGIIDHQGQTLLDQKPLQNSLQRVAYVEQKINIDYHFPIKVKECVSLGLYPQLKIFQGLKSSHWNKVAEALKIVGLEDLAERQISQLSGGQFQRVLIARCLVQEADCIFLDEPFVGIDSVSEEIIMSTLRSLKAAGKIILIVHHDLSKVVDYFDRVILLNRKLIAFGPTETSFTKDNMKKTYGSQLFMNGGA from the coding sequence ATGATTACGATTAAAGATTTGACTGTCAGCTATCAGGATACGCTGGCTCTTGAGCCCCTTTCATTAACCATTAAGGAGCCAACCATTACTGGGATTATTGGTCCTAACGGAGCCGGAAAATCCACCCTGCTCAAGGGCATGCTAGGGATTATTGACCACCAAGGCCAGACTCTGCTGGATCAAAAGCCGCTGCAAAACTCTCTCCAGAGGGTCGCCTACGTAGAGCAAAAGATTAATATTGATTATCATTTTCCTATCAAAGTCAAAGAGTGTGTCTCTTTGGGGCTTTACCCTCAGCTCAAGATTTTTCAGGGGCTAAAGAGTTCCCATTGGAACAAGGTGGCTGAGGCATTGAAAATTGTCGGTTTAGAAGACTTGGCAGAGCGTCAGATTAGCCAGCTGTCCGGCGGGCAATTTCAGCGGGTCTTGATTGCTCGCTGCTTGGTTCAAGAAGCGGATTGTATCTTTTTGGACGAGCCCTTCGTCGGGATTGACTCTGTCAGCGAAGAGATTATCATGTCTACCCTGCGCAGTCTCAAAGCCGCAGGCAAGATTATCCTGATTGTCCATCATGACCTGAGTAAGGTGGTTGATTATTTTGATCGGGTCATCCTGCTCAATCGTAAGCTGATTGCCTTCGGTCCTACCGAGACCAGCTTTACCAAGGACAATATGAAAAAGACTTACGGCTCCCAGCTCTTTATGAATGGAGGTGCCTAG
- a CDS encoding metal ABC transporter permease has translation MILEFFQGLRDFHFLQNALITAIVIGIVAGAVGCFIILRGMSLMGDAISHAVLPGVALSYILGINFFIGAITFGLLASIIITYIKGNSIIKSDTAIGITFSSFLALGVILIGVANSSTDLFHILFGNILAVQDIDMWISIGVGIAVLLIIILFFKQLLITSFDPLLAQAMGMPVSFYHYLLMILLTLVSVTAMQSVGTILIVALLITPAATAYLYANSLKTMILLSSGLGALASVLGLFIGYSFNVAAGSSIVLTSAIIFLISFFIAPKQRYLKLKNQPKLK, from the coding sequence ATGATTTTAGAATTTTTCCAAGGGCTGCGGGACTTTCACTTCCTGCAAAATGCCCTCATCACAGCCATCGTCATTGGGATTGTTGCTGGAGCTGTCGGCTGCTTTATCATTCTGCGCGGCATGTCACTCATGGGGGATGCTATCTCTCATGCGGTTCTGCCCGGTGTGGCCCTGTCCTACATTTTAGGGATTAATTTCTTTATCGGAGCCATCACCTTCGGACTTTTGGCCTCGATTATTATCACCTACATCAAGGGCAATTCCATTATCAAAAGCGATACAGCCATTGGGATTACCTTTTCTTCCTTCCTAGCTCTGGGTGTGATCCTGATTGGCGTTGCCAATAGCTCCACTGACCTCTTTCATATTCTCTTTGGGAATATTTTGGCCGTACAGGACATTGATATGTGGATTAGTATTGGAGTCGGAATAGCTGTGCTCTTAATCATCATCCTCTTTTTCAAGCAGCTATTGATTACCTCCTTTGACCCCCTGCTGGCTCAAGCCATGGGCATGCCGGTCAGCTTCTATCACTATCTGCTGATGATTCTCTTGACCTTGGTCTCTGTGACAGCCATGCAGAGCGTGGGAACCATTCTGATTGTCGCTCTCTTGATAACGCCGGCAGCAACGGCCTACCTCTATGCCAACAGTCTGAAAACCATGATTCTGCTGTCCTCAGGACTGGGCGCTCTAGCTTCTGTACTGGGCCTCTTTATCGGCTACAGCTTTAATGTCGCTGCAGGTTCCAGCATTGTCCTGACCTCAGCCATCATCTTTCTCATCTCTTTCTTTATTGCCCCTAAACAACGCTATTTAAAACTTAAAAACCAACCTAAACTAAAATAA
- the ssaB gene encoding metal ABC transporter substrate-binding lipoprotein/adhesin SsaB: protein MKKLGFLSLLLLAVCTLFACSGQKKASSESSKLKVVATNSIIADITKNIAGDKIDLHSIVPVGKDPHEYEPLPEDVKKTSQADLIFYNGINLETGGNAWFTKLVKNANKEENKDYYAVSDGVDVIYLEGQSEKGKEDPHAWLNLENGIIYAQNIAKRLIEKDPDNKATYEKNLKAYVEKLTALDKEAKEKFNNIPEEKKMIVTSEGCFKYFSKAYNVPSAYIWEINTEEEGTPDQIKSLVEKLRKTKVPSLFVESSVDDRPMKTVSKDTNIPIHAKIFTDSIADKGEEGDSYYSMMKYNLDKISEGLAK from the coding sequence ATGAAAAAATTAGGTTTTTTATCCCTGCTTTTGCTAGCAGTCTGCACTCTCTTTGCCTGCTCCGGTCAGAAGAAGGCGTCCAGTGAGTCATCCAAGCTCAAGGTTGTTGCAACCAACTCAATTATCGCTGATATTACCAAAAATATAGCTGGCGATAAGATTGACCTGCACAGCATTGTACCAGTCGGCAAAGACCCCCACGAATACGAACCTCTGCCTGAAGATGTCAAAAAGACTTCTCAAGCGGATCTCATCTTCTACAACGGTATCAACCTGGAAACTGGCGGCAATGCTTGGTTCACCAAGTTGGTCAAAAATGCCAATAAGGAAGAAAACAAGGACTACTATGCTGTCAGCGATGGCGTTGACGTCATTTACCTTGAAGGGCAAAGTGAAAAGGGCAAAGAAGACCCTCATGCTTGGCTCAACTTGGAAAATGGTATCATCTATGCACAAAATATTGCCAAGCGTTTGATTGAAAAAGACCCTGACAATAAGGCCACTTACGAGAAAAATCTCAAAGCCTATGTGGAAAAGCTAACCGCTCTGGATAAGGAAGCCAAGGAGAAATTCAACAATATCCCAGAAGAAAAGAAAATGATTGTGACCAGTGAAGGATGCTTCAAGTACTTCTCTAAAGCCTACAACGTGCCGTCGGCCTACATCTGGGAAATCAACACCGAGGAAGAAGGAACTCCAGACCAAATCAAAAGCTTGGTTGAAAAACTACGCAAGACCAAAGTGCCATCTCTCTTTGTCGAATCAAGTGTGGACGACCGTCCGATGAAGACTGTTTCTAAAGACACCAACATCCCAATCCACGCTAAAATCTTCACTGACTCAATCGCTGACAAAGGCGAAGAAGGCGACAGCTACTACAGCATGATGAAATACAATCTGGATAAAATTTCTGAAGGATTGGCAAAATAA
- the tpx gene encoding thiol peroxidase has protein sequence MTTFLGNPVTFTGKQLQVGDTAHDFSLTATDLSKKTLADFAGKKKVLSIIPSIDTGVCSTQTRRFNQELSDLDNTVVITVSVDLPFAQGKWCAAEGIENAVMLSDYFDHSFGRDYAVLINEWHLLARAVLVLDENNTVTYAEYVDNINTEPDFEAAIAAVKSL, from the coding sequence ATGACAACTTTTCTCGGAAATCCTGTAACCTTTACTGGAAAGCAACTGCAAGTCGGCGATACCGCCCACGATTTTAGCCTGACAGCTACTGACCTTTCAAAGAAAACTCTGGCTGACTTTGCTGGCAAAAAGAAAGTCCTGAGCATCATCCCATCTATCGATACTGGTGTCTGCTCGACTCAGACTCGTCGTTTTAACCAAGAACTCTCTGACTTGGACAATACCGTTGTGATCACGGTTTCAGTTGACTTGCCTTTTGCTCAAGGCAAGTGGTGTGCTGCTGAAGGCATTGAGAATGCTGTCATGCTCTCTGACTACTTCGATCATTCTTTCGGTCGCGACTATGCTGTCCTTATCAATGAATGGCACCTTTTGGCTCGCGCAGTTCTAGTTTTGGACGAAAACAACACTGTGACCTACGCTGAGTATGTAGACAATATCAATACCGAGCCAGACTTTGAAGCAGCGATTGCTGCAGTTAAGAGTTTGTAA